The DNA window GAGAAACGGTCAACGAAAGCTTGCTTCTGCCCTAGAAAGGTGCCTCATGATAGCAGACGTTCACTTCCATTTCAAAACTTCTCCATTTCATTGCATTCGCTTGCTTAAAGTGTTTAGCAGAATcattgttttttaatgttaaaggGAATCAACAAATAGCGGGTAATACGAATTAGCGctgcgcctgaaagtatgcagtGCTCACGACAAATTATGGTGTTTTAATACAAATTCCCTTTTTAGCTAAACTAAAACCACGAAATAGTTAATTGGGAAGGAGATTTAAgcacaattattttaaaattgtaaaagaatatttgttttgtatcaaAGGTATTCAAAGAATATGTTACtttttgaaattaaacataaattttaaataaaacaaaatacaactaCGTAAACGGGTCGTATTTCTGTAGATACATTTCCCATGTCAGATTCTTTAAACTTTGTCTGCCAGTAACATGCGTTCCTTGCCACATCCGACACCATTGTAATGCGGTTctgtacttttttgtttttgattacttttgttttctcttcttcatttgtttcgtAAGGAAGGTACAATGTATACATAATCACAACTAGATCTAGATCCCTTTCCCCGCTAGATTTAACTGACGCATCATTTGAATGTTTAACACCCTTTTTTCCCTGCTATCAAGCTTGTGATTTTAACATGTAGCGCAccatttctctctttccttttctctctttcattcGCTTTCTTTCTAAGTGTacgtagttttgtttttgttcgtatCTTGTTTTTGCAAAGGGAAAGGGATTTCGATCAATAATTGAGGGCCatgtttaacaaaatttgatttgcttcattataaaaatatacaaacattTCTTATAATCTGTTGTTAAATCGCCTTTTTCGGtagctgttttctttttatcttttgttttttcccccttttttttgtttcatttgcgcTACTTTCTTATTTtcctgtttgtgttttgcatgaatttttgtttaatgtattTGTAATGctttgattgttgttttttgttattttttcagtTGTTCTATCCTGTGCACGCGCTTTCGTATGTGGCGAAATGTGGTAcgtattttctatttttgttcgTTCTGTTCTGGTGTGCGGTATAAGTGTGTATGTATGCTTTTTCATGCTTTGcttaacacaaaacaaagcgaaactTATTCTACTACAAAATATAAACTTCTTTATACATGTTTCGTTACACTTTCCATTAACAAATCACATGTAGGTAGTGTGGGTATgtgagtttgtgtgtttttttgttgttgttcttttgcGCTGATGTTGTGAACGTATGAGGGATTACTTTCTTGtagatttgtttggtttgtttcgcttctttcTATACCAGTGTTAATGTTCATATTGCCATAATGGCTCAATTTTCTAAGAAAAttgatttgcttttgttttatatttactttactttacgCTTTATCGATACTAAAATTCGGTCTCGCTCGCTTCCATCGGTCGTTTGGAAACAGTTGGaaagtttgtttgtattttttttttaatgcgttaCGTGTCGGCTTTTGCGTCAAACTGGATGCTACTGCTGTCGTAGATTGAATTGCGTAAGAATAATGATTACAATGGAAATGGATCTTTTGCAATGTACGTTTTATCTATGCTATatcgtatttattttatttgaaatttactcgtttttttgttctttgcaTGCTAACTTGTGTGACAGATTGGCGGATTGGAAATTCAATTGCTTCTCTGTTTagtctgtgtttttttgttttttgccctTCCTTTTGCTGGCTGGTTGGTTATGTTGCAAAGCGAACGATTCACCTCGACAGGACATGTGCCATTTATCCGATTCCGATTACAATTAGTGCAccccgttttttgtttgcactgcACACATTAAAatttgtgaaacatttcacatgaaatatttcactaccAATCTCAATCACTTTGCCACTCTTTTACCTTCTGTTTGTTACCTTTTTCATCGTCGTTTCtgactttgattttttttgctttacataTATACCTTCGACAGATtaggaaaacttttctttttttcttttcgttcttctTTCAACTTCTTGCAAACTAATCTTACTCACCATTTTGCAATGCATTTCCTTTGTCCAACCCATCGCTTGCTTTTGATCATGACAGCACGTGAGCGATTTACGAGGGTGATATGTAATTGGATGGCCATACATGAATGCATACGTGTGCATTTACACTTGTTTTGCTATTCAGTTAGTTTCGTGTTTATTGATCAGAAGTGGCatggttttgggtttttctttgttgtcaAAATGTGTACTATATTTTCCCCTCACATCTACTAGTACAATCAACTGGCTTCACTAAcattttgtgtatttgttttacgtgtgtgtgtgtgagagaaaatGTGACGTCTGTATCTGTACGTGTGACGAATGATGGTTCTAGTGAATATATACGttagagggggaaaaaacggacTGCAATGATTATGGGGGAAAAACAGTCGCTCTTGCCGGCAGTGTTATGTTTGTGTCACCCATTCGGAGGGAAGGGGGTGGGGAGCCGCTGTATGGGGGTTCGTCTCAAGAACTGTACTATGCTAGAATTGAATTTACTGTACGACTGTTTAGATACACTTACTCGTTAGTGGTCAGTACGTGCGATGCAACGTCACTAGCTTCGCCGCTAGGTCACTATGCTACATCAACTTGGCTGCAGTTgcgatcgattttttcttcttcttttttatcagTTCAGAGGGTGGGTTTTTCTTGTCTTGGCTGTGTGTTTTAGCTTCTTATTCGTaattaaaatcacaaaaaaaactaatcaatTCAATACAAAACAGGAAGAGCTAGAATGACGCTTGTGGACCATATTAGGAATTAATTCAAAAGACTCATCATTTttgtaagcgacgaacccttcaAATATTCATCATACTCTTATCATGGCTATGTAACACGCCTTACCACACtatctttttgtgtgtgtgtgttttttttctctctattccAGCACTGAGCATTCTGAGCTGACCAGCGCACACAACTACACACCTCTGCTACTACTAATCAACCTACCCGCTAAGTACCGTATGGACTTTTGCTGCTAGCTtcttatatataaaaaaaaagataaagtgtcctaaaaaatacaaccaacaCGAGCTGGAAACGACACATCACAACACACGATGTAGGAGAAaacggaagaaagaaaaaagaacacaaattcAATATCAAAAACTACATTATCGTTCATTATGCACAACCTAAATTAGTGTATACATGTCGGCAAGTGCTTTGATGGAGCTTGGTACTTGGTAATTGAATGATGGCACATGTTCTTAGTTACATGttctacacaaacacacattcactCAAAATATTGTACACAAGAACTAAACAATTATCGCTAACCAACACACTGTCATTAattgagaacaaaaaaaaatcaaacatgaaAAAGTGTTAAACGCATTTGTTGCACTATCTGCAAAACAGTCGTTAGCATATGCCCCATAAATGGTCCAGCcctttggttttgttgcttgtttcttctgcgtttttttgcttcttcattctttcttttgttcccTCTATTCTCATTGTTTTGTATCTCCtgattttgttgctgtttttttttgttgttgtagtttCTCTCTAAAAcattcgatgttttttttctttcttcattttgtgttCATCTCCTCACTGTTCCATCATTCGTTTCGGTATCATTTTCATTGTGTTTATCTGTACTGTATGTGCGTTTGTTCAACCAGGTATGCCATGTTTTGCTAAATATGTACCATCACCCCGTTTTGTCTTGTTAttagttgttgtttctttgtttttttttaatgtttttggttctctggctttatttttatgttttgcttttgtttacttCCATCTTCCGCAAACAGATAACATTtacggagtttttttttgcaatttgcaaATGTGCTTGCTTCCACCAAACTATCATATGCATTTACTagtagttttattattttgtataaatccacctcacacaaaaaaaaacacacgggcgtgacctttttttggggtttattttttgccttttttgaatcatttttttactttgttttattatcgATACATTGACAATATCTAGCTTTACGTTCTCGTTTCTATTCAACGATCAATTACGGCTGTGTGgagatgtgtgttttgtttgttgtttttatttcgaaaaATCGATCCTGGTTACGAGCAGGTTCACCTTGCATCGGTCTTAAAATTCAAATACGTTTGTAAAAACATGGTGGGCATTCATGTATTGTTTGTGACCGTTACAACCAGTCCAACAGTGTGTTGTATCCGCTAAAAAAGGTAGTATGCAGGgcgtttggtttgtttatatgtttttgcaaacatttggTTAATTTGCGTTCTCTCCGTTtacaaaaccaagaaaaaaactggTCTTCCGTTTAACGCCCCGTTAAAAGTGTGCGTACGGaagcaaatgtcaaaacatcgaATAAACGGACACCGaatggttttctgttttgtttgttgtttgtatcGATACATTCCGCACACTAACGCACGCATTACTCAGCCACTTAAACGTTTGACGTTTCACTCGCTTCGACAGATAAgacgtttgtttgtgttgagACACGATTACACACATAGTGCCAAACTTGTCAGATGATTATTCGATACTCCTGCATTATAAAACTCagggtagcaaaaaaaacatttttcaatagtCATTTAACATTTCCATAtaagtttttctttataaCTTCCGCTGTTTATTTATGAGGAAtcttattgaaaaataaatcaaaacaaaaaatcaccaacAATCTGTTTCGACTTTTTTAGGAGTGGCAAAagctaaatttgttttttttgcgtcttATTCTAACCAATGATGTAGTCTATGCTGAGCTATAtacgaacaaacacacaatgaGTTTGTTTGCCGACCGTGCAGCAAGTACCTATTTTCAAAACGGACCAAAAATGAAACCGAATATTATTACAAACTGCTTATGTAGCATTTTACAATTAtctgtggaaaacaaaaatcgtacGTACACTTTGcatctgtttattttttcacatttaggtattttttgtttttgttctgtcATTAACTGCCCTTAcgctctttttctctttctctctctctctctctctctctcttctattctctctctctctgctctATTTCTCTCTATCTTGGTTTAAGAATTACGAGTATTATTTTCGTTATCAAAATTGGTTTCATTACTGCGTGTTGCACTGCAGTGTCGGAAATATGGCGTTCgtcgtttgttgtttcatttaaatCGTTCGTTCATTGCATGCTTTTAAAGTTTtgctaacgaaaaaaaaaccgcacactTGTATTCCTTCTTCCCTCAAGCGGACTTTACCAGCAGTCCAAACCTTCTGGCACCTTCTCATCAGCACCGCTCGTGTAATGTTGCatttgttgaaacattttgttggttttaaataaaatttgcaaGTTTTATAACTAccaatatatgtatatatatatatattttttatgtgtataTATGCTCGTCTCGTATgcatgtgtgcatgtgtatgtgtgtgtatatgagGGAAAAAATCTTAtcaagattttttgttttatttcaccggcacacactcaaacacatccacacacgcacacatactgACACCATAAATCTGGCTTTATTCTAAAGGGTCGTATATGCTTATCGCATTACTTCCACCATCTTCAGGACATTCCTTCTCAACGGATACTATAATGGGCTTCGTTATGTAACCGAACAGATCGATGTAATTGGCGTGCGAAAATGTGAAGTGGAacattaaaaacgaaaaaaaagacatcctTTATTCCTGTATATCTCGAAACAAATCTAgctttattaaacaaaatttaaaaacagaaaacaattaaaaataaaaaaaaaccggaaggaAACCTTGGATCATCCCTTACGAGCATAGCATATTATTGGCTTTTTGGTCGTATTGAGAGCTCcgtttatataattttttttttagttgccGGCAGCCTCTCAACGCTGGGTTTTAACGCTCCAAACAAATCTTCTGTCCCCCCGATGGGTTTTGGTTTTAGTTGTGTTGCTTCCAACCAATTTTTCCTTCCGAAAAGCGCAAAAGCTCCCACATGGGAGGAAGCTAGCTTtggtaaacataattttaacagTATTTCATTGACTCGCGCTTAaagatgttctttttttaaactaaagcaaaaacaaaaacgattaacgtaaataaaatatctcTAAAATAATCCTCACTAGATCGTGATCactgaatttgtttttctttttttttttggatgagtTCGCGACAACATGCTTCACTGCTAATGCATATATGGGTATTTACGTTTTATCCACTAAGTAATCGCGCTCCAAACTGTATCGAGTGTTTCACGCACAATACAtgcgaaacaaataaattaatcgaAAAGTTGGCCTCTAGCGTCTGTAGCTTCCGCCATCATGTAAAACTATTTTCGACCAGATTGCCGACTGTgtttgtgtaagtgtgtgtgtgtttgtgtgtctgtgtagaTTAGTCTACACAAATCTTTCTttatattattcttttttttattttaatacatataggtttttttcttcctcttggGCTCTTAGCTCTCCTTTCTGAGCGGCGTCGAGATACGCTCAAAAAACATTgccccccgttttttttcgccgCGTCGAAGATTTTAATGTACTTCATTCGTGTAAGTAGTAGGGAAAGTAGTAAACGCAACCCTAAGCAACGAAGGTTAAAATACAAACAGAAGTAGAAAACAGTCCAACCggcggcagtggcgacggtaTTAAAAATACACGGGAGGGCATATAGTTAGGTGGAACggtaaaaatgtataattcgTATTCATTATTAATGTGTAAAGTTATAGTTAAGAATTTGTGTATGTCGCGTTTTCGCTCTCTTAAAAAAGTTACTTTACCACCatgctgtttgtttcgtttgcttaatggttttttggttttgtttgttttttcttttatcattgttttttgttttccgtttttggaaaatagaGAAATAGAATCTAGTCCAAAAATTGTCGGGAGGAAGTAAATACAGTTCTTCaaacaaaatcacttctttttttgttttgttttcctcttcctTCACACTTGCTTTGTGTACCAAATGCATAAGtggtttttgttcgttgaGCATACCCTTTCGCCTTGCGCCATTGCATTGCTTCGTGGGACATTGGTTTTCGTTCACTGTACTGTACTGCTctgcttttgtttcgatttaggGGGCCAACCATCCCGTTATCTTCATAATGGGATATTTCTTCCTAATAGAGGTGTGCGTTTACAGGATTTGTTGCTTTACCCTCCCCACGTTAGCATTCGAAACACGAAACTTGATTTTGTTGTACGACTTTAACCAATTCCCAACCCGCACTGCGCAGCGACTGTACGTTGACGGTTGGTTTACTCGAGACGCGCCTTGTAGGTGGTCTTCCAGACCTCCGCTAGCGTGACGGCGCTGTGGAAACGGTGGAAGATGCACAACGGCAAGGTGACACGCTGAATCAGCGACCAAGCAATGAAGCCGTAAAAGTCCAATTGCACCTGCGCACAGAACAGAAGAATTATTAagcgtaaaaaaacaaaacaaaatccataTGCTGACAGGTGTATCACGAACAAATGCccctaaatttatgcaaaatattACATTCTATTCTGCTTGGCGTAAAATCCATatcaattgcatacttttaggcgcacAAAATGAGCAACACCAGCACCTTATACTTACCGGGTTGGCAAACACTTTCTGTGCCTCGAACGTGTAGATAGCGAACATCGAGATGTTGCAGATCAGCAGGAACGTCACAATCTGGCGACCGGGTTTAATGCGATCGTGCTCCGGCAGGTGGACGCGCCGGCGCGAAACGTCCGCAATGAACAGCAGCTGTATGACGACCTGTACTACCGCCACAATACCCGTCACCATCACCAACAAGTTCGGTTCACTTTCGAACGCATTGAGCGAGCCGGCAATAACGCTGAACGTGGAGTACACGAACAGACCGAATGCGGAGATGCGCAGCAGTATATCGTTCAGGTTGCTCTGCTCCTCGCAGCGGAACTTCAAATTTTGCACGCTGAAAGTAAAATGGTAAACGTATATTAGGTGATGAAGAACAGGGAAGTGGATGAGGCGAAAAGCCGTACCGAATGAAGCCAATGATGATAGCGAAGATGGCCAGTACCATTAGAGCACAGTGCGAGACGTCCGCTAGATAAATAGCTAACAGGGACAGCTGCGGGTGTCTAACAAGCACGAAAAACAGGATCAGACAGATGAGCGAACCGACGAGTAGTAGCAAACCGAAGAACAAACCCTTCGAGGCACCGACACAATCGACGCGACCAGTGCGGGCCTGCTGTGCCATTACGACCGCTCTGCGGGACAGCATCACCTCCAGACGGTGTTCCAAATCTTCCTCGTTAGTGAACCTGAAATAGGGGTGAGAGCAGAGCTCGTTTAGTTCAAAAGCAAAGACTCCACTCGCAACGCATTATAACCTACTTCGGGTAGCGTCCAATATGCTTCCACATCACGTAGATAACGGCGGCACCGATCAGCGAATACTCGATGATGAACGGATACAGATACGGGGCCGAGTCCTGCACGATCGTACCCATGATGTTGACCCGCCCACAGCTAACAGCGGTCGCATTAGTCGACACAGCAGTCGAGGTAGCGATGAATGCGGATGGAAACAGTGAGTCCAAGCTTTCGTACGTCTGGTCGAGGCTGCTGTTGCGCTGGAGATAGTTCACATGATCCATGAACGAGTCCAGGAACGAAGACCCAGCTAAAGGTGTTGCGGTCGTGGCATTTGCTGCGTTTGCCGTCGACAGGGTATGTCCGCTACCGAACTGGTCCGATTGTGTTTCATATGTGGTAGTCGTCTCCGTCGCCACTACATCACGCAGACGTTCCAACAGTCCGCGGGCGGTTGTGCTGGTGGTAGTGACCAGACCAGAGTTCGGCTCAATCCAGGCCGGTGTTGTAGACGTAGTGGACGTGCTAGTGGTGGATGCCGTCGTAGTGGAGGTACTCGTCGAAGACATTGTCGTTGTGGTGGGTGCCGCTGTCGAGGTGGACGTAGCTGCAGTTACCAGCGTAGTAGCCGCTTCCGTAATGGTATGCGCCGTACCCTGCACTATCTTCGACAGCACACTGGACGCATCCTGTGAGAGCAAATCTTCCTGTGCGTTCACGTTCACGTTCAGCGGTTCCCACTCGGTATCGCCACTAGGGCCAAGGTCCGTACCCATCACCATACCAGCGTTACGCAGCGTATGCTGACGGATGTTCTCCAGTATGACGGAATCTTCCGGTTCCGGACCGCGCCGTTGATGGTAGGCAGTGATCTCCTTCAGCGACTCCAGCACCAGCGTACGTATCCAGACACAAATGTTCGTCGCCACTATATGCATCAGTCCAAACCGTGCCAGCACCTTGAAGCGATGAATATTGAGCTATttgccgtgtgtgtgttggaagaGGAAATAGACTATTAGTAATAGCTGCTACAAACTCGTTGCGGACTCTAGGGTACACTTACCCTTGCGTTCATAAAGATAAAGTACATCTGCATAAAGGTGAAAATCATCTGAAGGAGCGGATTGACGCCACGCAGTATCTGATGGCAGGGTGAGGTGAATGGGATCTCGAAGAATGATCCAAACTCCAACCCGGTGTAGATCATCGTACCGAGACCGAATGCTGCGTTAGGGTGATAGATAAAAATCGATGACGACGAATGGAATCTTCAGAAATCCTTGAAACATACCGATTGCTCCAACACGCAGGAAGAAACTGCCGTGAGCCGGATCCTGAGTAGTTTTGCGCTTGAACCGTGGAGACATTGCTGCTTCCGGGTTGGGTGTGGCTTCCTGCTTTTGATATGATCGAAACGTATATCACTCGTTTGCATTGGTTAGACGCTAACACTGGGTAAGAAGGACTCAAAAGCACAAGCGAAAAGCATTCAACTGGGGGATAGCTAACCATCTACACTAGCACAATGGGTGCGAGGAAATGAATGAACTCTACAACAGAAGCAGACATAAACAATCGTCGATAAGCatgcaaatgaaagaaaaaaaaacggaaaccttTTTTCGTGCATGATAAGCataagtacacacacacacacatacaaccgcACTGTTCTCGCTACTGATACGAGTGAGTGCGGCACGTTCGGCCATATTTGCCATCCAGTACACGCCACAACGCCTGAAAGTCTGCAATCAGAACAGCATTAAAGCACACACGCTTCACAAACCAACACCTGTGGatggtggggggggggggggggaaacggggggaagggggggaaggggggactACACCGGGTGTAGTTTAaagaaacaacgaaaaacaagaaaaggtaCGCGCAGTAGTACGCGAATAGATAAAGCAGAAAAACACTTTTATTAGCAAGATGTTAGTATGGCACACATTCCGCACGCAACACACGGGAAAACACCGTTTGCTTGTGTTAGTTGTTGGGACGAGGGTGTCTAGGTTAGGTTCGGTCAACACCCGATCGGCACATCGGAACGGCATTCTGAAGTGCCGCTTCGTGAACGGGAAAGGAAGGCAAAAAGGTAAGGTGTGTGGCCGTGTACCTGCACCCAGCATGGTTCCGCGTGCAACCGGACCTGTTCGGGCCGGATATCCCTCCGTTTGGCCGGTGTAGACGATATGCTCGCGCACGGTGAAGCGGGCGTTCCGGGTGTACCAGATGGTGTCgttggtgctggtgctgctgataAAACTGGTGCttcggttgctgctgttgccgatTCACGGCGACGCTGTGATTCGCGCAGCTGATCACGCTTTTTTCGCGGGTATACTTCCTGTTTTTTCGAGTACTGAACAAACTCGTGCGTGAAAGATTTGAACTATAGACATTTTGGAACAACATGTTACAGGGAGAGACAGGTGGGGGCGGGTGAGGGAGACCCGAATATCAAAAATGAGCACAAATGAGACAAATTatcccaaaaaacccacaaacaaacattaataaaGAGGCTAACGCATTGGTGTGCTTGTTTTTAATGCTGCTTAAGAAGTCATTTAGTATTGCAACCTTCaaagcatacatttaggcgcacaTTTCACTAATTCTTGAAAAGAAGTTTTTGACATTATGAAAGTAACAAATTTACAAACTAAATCAAATGCGAAATAATGAAGACGTTTTAACCTATATATTCCCTATTCTGATACATGATTatgattatttaaatatttaaattctatAGCTGTCAATGTGTGCCCAATTAGCGCCGTAATGTAGGCAATCAGATTCACAATATCATGTTTATTAAGCAATTTTATCTACTATcggaaaaagaatgaaatgaaacatgaTTGAACGATtgtgc is part of the Anopheles funestus chromosome X, idAnoFuneDA-416_04, whole genome shotgun sequence genome and encodes:
- the LOC125762542 gene encoding proton channel OtopLc-like isoform X3 — encoded protein: MIRCPYIHEMHERLLGPTPRRPLPITFPPLAKPEVMDRESDCLLDSRPESRQIVGTVVKLNPDGFGAHTTSTHHHHHHHQQQQQPHHRTPLVPCNGTDDDDERAGGHHAMRDGAGTITSTISDSDDDGIHLRTHLRKIIEGRKPKNAKTSLFIVTSLVYAMLLIVVCVAYVISDVTTHRLPVIYYEGFFTYLYGASILFLLYVFCFLLQESSCCNGKPKPPKEKKPKKEKKSKKNADVEAGKEGKDGKETGAAKDGAGKSAKEEAKGKGSSTKASSYQQEATPNPEAAMSPRFKRKTTQDPAHGSFFLRVGAIAFGLGTMIYTGLEFGSFFEIPFTSPCHQILRGVNPLLQMIFTFMQMYFIFMNARLNIHRFKVLARFGLMHIVATNICVWIRTLVLESLKEITAYHQRRGPEPEDSVILENIRQHTLRNAGMVMGTDLGPSGDTEWEPLNVNVNAQEDLLSQDASSVLSKIVQGTAHTITEAATTLVTAATSTSTAAPTTTTMSSTSTSTTTASTTSTSTTSTTPAWIEPNSGLVTTTSTTARGLLERLRDVVATETTTTYETQSDQFGSGHTLSTANAANATTATPLAGSSFLDSFMDHVNYLQRNSSLDQTYESLDSLFPSAFIATSTAVSTNATAVSCGRVNIMGTIVQDSAPYLYPFIIEYSLIGAAVIYVMWKHIGRYPKFTNEEDLEHRLEVMLSRRAVVMAQQARTGRVDCVGASKGLFFGLLLLVGSLICLILFFVLVRHPQLSLLAIYLADVSHCALMVLAIFAIIIGFIRVQNLKFRCEEQSNLNDILLRISAFGLFVYSTFSVIAGSLNAFESEPNLLVMVTGIVAVVQVVIQLLFIADVSRRRVHLPEHDRIKPGRQIVTFLLICNISMFAIYTFEAQKVFANPVQLDFYGFIAWSLIQRVTLPLCIFHRFHSAVTLAEVWKTTYKARLE
- the LOC125762542 gene encoding uncharacterized protein LOC125762542 isoform X1 codes for the protein MIRCPYIHEMHERLLGPTPRRPLPITFPPLAKPEVMDRESDCLLDSRPESRQIVGTVVKLNPDGFGAHTTSTHHHHHHHQQQQQPHHRTPLVPCNGTDDDDERAGGHHAMRDGAGTITSTISDSDDDGIHLRTHLRKIIEGRKPKNAKTSLFIVTSLVYAMLLIVVCVAYVISDVTTHRLPVIYYEGFFTYLYGASILFLLYVFCFLLQESSCCNGKPKPPKEKKPKKEKKSKKNADVEAGKEGKDGKETGAAKDGAGKSAKEEAKGKGSSTKASSYQYSKKQEVYPRKKRDQLRESQRRRESATAATEAPVLSAAPAPTTPSGTPGTPASPCASISSTPAKRRDIRPEQVRLHAEPCWVQEATPNPEAAMSPRFKRKTTQDPAHGSFFLRVGAIAFGLGTMIYTGLEFGSFFEIPFTSPCHQILRGVNPLLQMIFTFMQMYFIFMNARLNIHRFKVLARFGLMHIVATNICVWIRTLVLESLKEITAYHQRRGPEPEDSVILENIRQHTLRNAGMVMGTDLGPSGDTEWEPLNVNVNAQEDLLSQDASSVLSKIVQGTAHTITEAATTLVTAATSTSTAAPTTTTMSSTSTSTTTASTTSTSTTSTTPAWIEPNSGLVTTTSTTARGLLERLRDVVATETTTTYETQSDQFGSGHTLSTANAANATTATPLAGSSFLDSFMDHVNYLQRNSSLDQTYESLDSLFPSAFIATSTAVSTNATAVSCGRVNIMGTIVQDSAPYLYPFIIEYSLIGAAVIYVMWKHIGRYPKFTNEEDLEHRLEVMLSRRAVVMAQQARTGRVDCVGASKGLFFGLLLLVGSLICLILFFVLVRHPQLSLLAIYLADVSHCALMVLAIFAIIIGFIRVQNLKFRCEEQSNLNDILLRISAFGLFVYSTFSVIAGSLNAFESEPNLLVMVTGIVAVVQVVIQLLFIADVSRRRVHLPEHDRIKPGRQIVTFLLICNISMFAIYTFEAQKVFANPVQLDFYGFIAWSLIQRVTLPLCIFHRFHSAVTLAEVWKTTYKARLE
- the LOC125762542 gene encoding proton channel OtopLc-like isoform X2, encoding MVGGGEMKVATVDVESSDNMATLPVSRAHGAGGVGGTGGTAGGGGSSDTAEKNNAANKEMELKNVMPKPLQRTSLFIVTSLVYAMLLIVVCVAYVISDVTTHRLPVIYYEGFFTYLYGASILFLLYVFCFLLQESSCCNGKPKPPKEKKPKKEKKSKKNADVEAGKEGKDGKETGAAKDGAGKSAKEEAKGKGSSTKASSYQYSKKQEVYPRKKRDQLRESQRRRESATAATEAPVLSAAPAPTTPSGTPGTPASPCASISSTPAKRRDIRPEQVRLHAEPCWVQEATPNPEAAMSPRFKRKTTQDPAHGSFFLRVGAIAFGLGTMIYTGLEFGSFFEIPFTSPCHQILRGVNPLLQMIFTFMQMYFIFMNARLNIHRFKVLARFGLMHIVATNICVWIRTLVLESLKEITAYHQRRGPEPEDSVILENIRQHTLRNAGMVMGTDLGPSGDTEWEPLNVNVNAQEDLLSQDASSVLSKIVQGTAHTITEAATTLVTAATSTSTAAPTTTTMSSTSTSTTTASTTSTSTTSTTPAWIEPNSGLVTTTSTTARGLLERLRDVVATETTTTYETQSDQFGSGHTLSTANAANATTATPLAGSSFLDSFMDHVNYLQRNSSLDQTYESLDSLFPSAFIATSTAVSTNATAVSCGRVNIMGTIVQDSAPYLYPFIIEYSLIGAAVIYVMWKHIGRYPKFTNEEDLEHRLEVMLSRRAVVMAQQARTGRVDCVGASKGLFFGLLLLVGSLICLILFFVLVRHPQLSLLAIYLADVSHCALMVLAIFAIIIGFIRVQNLKFRCEEQSNLNDILLRISAFGLFVYSTFSVIAGSLNAFESEPNLLVMVTGIVAVVQVVIQLLFIADVSRRRVHLPEHDRIKPGRQIVTFLLICNISMFAIYTFEAQKVFANPVQLDFYGFIAWSLIQRVTLPLCIFHRFHSAVTLAEVWKTTYKARLE
- the LOC125762542 gene encoding proton channel OtopLc-like isoform X5, whose translation is MVGGGEMKVATVDVESSDNMATLPVSRAHGAGGVGGTGGTAGGGGSSDTAEKNNAANKEMELKNVMPKPLQRTSLFIVTSLVYAMLLIVVCVAYVISDVTTHRLPVIYYEGFFTYLYGASILFLLYVFCFLLQESSCCNGKPKPPKEKKPKKEKKSKKNADVEAGKEGKDGKETGAAKDGAGKSAKEEAKGKGSSTKASSYQEATPNPEAAMSPRFKRKTTQDPAHGSFFLRVGAIAFGLGTMIYTGLEFGSFFEIPFTSPCHQILRGVNPLLQMIFTFMQMYFIFMNARLNIHRFKVLARFGLMHIVATNICVWIRTLVLESLKEITAYHQRRGPEPEDSVILENIRQHTLRNAGMVMGTDLGPSGDTEWEPLNVNVNAQEDLLSQDASSVLSKIVQGTAHTITEAATTLVTAATSTSTAAPTTTTMSSTSTSTTTASTTSTSTTSTTPAWIEPNSGLVTTTSTTARGLLERLRDVVATETTTTYETQSDQFGSGHTLSTANAANATTATPLAGSSFLDSFMDHVNYLQRNSSLDQTYESLDSLFPSAFIATSTAVSTNATAVSCGRVNIMGTIVQDSAPYLYPFIIEYSLIGAAVIYVMWKHIGRYPKFTNEEDLEHRLEVMLSRRAVVMAQQARTGRVDCVGASKGLFFGLLLLVGSLICLILFFVLVRHPQLSLLAIYLADVSHCALMVLAIFAIIIGFIRVQNLKFRCEEQSNLNDILLRISAFGLFVYSTFSVIAGSLNAFESEPNLLVMVTGIVAVVQVVIQLLFIADVSRRRVHLPEHDRIKPGRQIVTFLLICNISMFAIYTFEAQKVFANPVQLDFYGFIAWSLIQRVTLPLCIFHRFHSAVTLAEVWKTTYKARLE